From the Lolium rigidum isolate FL_2022 chromosome 2, APGP_CSIRO_Lrig_0.1, whole genome shotgun sequence genome, one window contains:
- the LOC124689809 gene encoding transcription factor IBH1-like 1: MRGPTAKSFKQGFLRSFLVSLKSCRNGDMSLQERKRAVRSSADAAMATARGGGAMWPQALLASSSSSPPTSSSWPRLLPTAAKVKTTRCKSTARRCCRPKRSSSEMIARRLVRKRTKILRGMVPGGELLDGVSLLREAMDYVVHLRAQVAVLRRVSNAMHHMAGAVAPRVQLKGETAQLSDGNQG, from the exons ATGAGAGGACCTACGGCCAAGTCCTTCAAGCAAGGCTTCCTCAGGAGCTTCCTCGTCAGCCTCAAATCTTGCAGAAATGGCGACATGAGCCTACAAGAGAGGAAGCGCGCCGTCAGGTCGTCGGCCGACGCTGCAATGGCCACCGCCCGCGGCGGCGGAGCCATGTGGCCACAGGCCCTCctagcatcatcatcatcatcgccgccTACGTCGTCGTCGTGGCCTAGGCTGTTGCCTACTGCAGCCAAGGTGAAGACCACGAGGTGCAAGAGCACGGCGAGGAGGTGCTGTCGACCGAAGAGGAGTAGCAGCGAGATGATCGCGAGGAGGCTGGTGAGGAAACGGACCAAGATCTTGAGGGGGATGGTGCCCGGCGGCGAGCTCCTGGACGGCGTCTCGTTGCTCCGCGAGGCCATGGACTACGTCGTCCACCTGCGCGCGCAGGtcgccgtgctccggcgcgtcTCCAACGCCATGCACCACATGGCAG GGGCTGTTGCACCGCGTGTGCAACTGAAGGGCGAGACGGCTCAACTCTCGGATGGAAACCAAGGATAG
- the LOC124691841 gene encoding uncharacterized protein LOC124691841 gives MGGGAEDERQILVHRRHELTSLPIPDELTLDIILRLPNPADLVRASAACVSFRRLIADRSFLRRFRKLHAPPLLGFLEQDTKVFHPVASPHPSAPEARAAALAADFSFSFLPAPFAVDFSFSLLPAPARDWLVQDIRDGRVLLDRPREHGHGILNRYKVVFPELVVCDPLHRRC, from the exons atgggcggcggcgcggaggatgAGCGCCAGATACTCGTCCACCGACGCCATGAGCTCACCTCGCTGCCCATCCCCGACGAGCTCACGCTGGACATCATCCTCCGCCTGCCCAACCCAGCCGACCTTGTCCGCGCCTCCGCCGCCTGCGTCTCCTTCCGCCGCCTCATCGCCGACCGCtccttcctccgccgcttccgcaagCTCCACGCCCCGCCCCTTCTCGGCTTCCTCGAGCAGGACACCAAAGTCTTCCACCCCGTGGCCTCGCCTCACCCCTCCGCGCCGgaagcccgcgccgccgccctcgccgccgacTTCTCATTCTCCTTCCTCCCCGCCCCCTTCGCCGTCGACTTCTCATTCTCCCTCCTCCCCGCCCCCGCCAGGGACTGGCTCGTCCAGGACATCCGCGACGGCCGCGTCCTCCTCGACAGACCCCGTGAGCACGGCCACGGCATCCTAAACAGATACAAAGTCGTCTTCCCAGAGCTGGTGGTATGCGACCCCTTGCACCGACG GTGTTGA
- the LOC124686584 gene encoding disease resistance protein RGA5-like, whose product MGMEFATGAMGALLPKLGMLLQEEYHLKKRVKQGIKDLKAELESMQTALVKVSNVPLDQLDPLVKIWANEVRELSYAIEDSLDSFMVQFQGLEPTKPRVSFVGFIKCTRNKITEFKIRHKIANDIRDIESHVRKVKERYDRYKFHDIAADQATTTVVDPRLSAMYNKVSDLVGIDKPIYELMKSMFEGSDVPKRKLKTISIVGFGGLGKTTLAKALYDKLNKKFDCGVFVPVGQNPDIKKVFGDILHELGLQTYNVSSAMDVRQLINQLQKFLADKRYLIVIDDLWDVQTWGIIKYALVDGNLGSRVIATTRICEVAKKAGAVYNMKPLSDDDSKKLFSFRIFGDQGTSHNNQFTDVSDKILIKCGGVPLAVITIASLLVGKRREDWYKVYESIGFGNEENEVIQNTRKILSFSYYDLPSRLKTCLLYLSVLPEDIWINKNTLIWRWVAEGFVPDKQEIGLFEQGERYFNDLINRSMIRWIEPCHRVNVVRCRVHDMVLDLIRTLSSEVNFITLHDVEHHKTCLSSNSVRRLALHKRAFGHIPNLETGHLRSFNASMCRDSRMPPLSRFKVLRVLDLTECDFSGGVSRLEHVGKLIQLRYLGLFGTPIAELPREIGHDLKFLQTLDVRETGLEELPPSVSELRKLLSLRASEGTRMLGEIGKLTSLEELRLFSVDKSPNFFIEMGKLTELRVLEIHFDEMKDSMHKALVISLCNLQKIQTLEMYCDSMDIEEWPCHDGWEDWTPAPYKLRELTLSGIFLPKRLSWLDSSCVPHLSYLLFAAQVVEHRDLRILGSLPSLRFLCISSVDNCTPYTVLTSDEFQSLRCLSTNIEIKCVEGALPMLHQLVCGASIGTEDVGLVPGSMPLLEKATYWLNCKNHSGEKVEEMEAAMRHAAGVHPNSPSLAIRRYNDQEASSKTNQEQVCRRMIIQSLKRVLHDGKDVLANDEELDDGGAQKIMHTREETTANKA is encoded by the exons ATGGGCATGGAGTTTGCCACTGGAGCCATGGGCGCCCTCCTCCCCAAGCTGGGCATGCTGCTCCAGGAGGAGTATCACCTGAAGAAGCGTGTGAAGCAGGGGATCAAGGACCTCAAGGCCGAGCTTGAAAGCATGCAAACTGCCCTTGTGAAGGTGTCCAACGTGCCATTGGACCAGCTTGATCCGCTGGTCAAGATTTGGGCCAACGAGGTCAGAGAGCTATCTTATGCCATCGAAGATAGCCTCGACTCCTTCATGGTGCAGTTCCAGGGACTTGAGCCAACCAAGCCCCGCGTCAGCTTCGTGGGCTTCATCAAGTGTACACGCAACAAGATCACTGAGTTCAAGATTCGCCACAAAATAGCCAATGACATAAGAGACATCGAGAGCCATGTTAGGAAGGTGAAGGAAAGGTACGATCGGTACAAGTTCCATGATATTGCTGCTGATCAGGCAACAACCACGGTCGTCGACCCTCGTCTCTCAGCTATGTACAACAAGGTATCTGACCTTGTTGGCATTGACAAGCCAATTTATGAGCTAATGAAGAGCATGTTTGAGGGAAGTGATGTGCCCAAGAGAAAGCTCAAGACCATCTCCATTGTTGGATTCGGTGGGTTGGGCAAGACAACTCTCGCCAAAGCGCTGTATGACAAGCTTAACAAGAAATTCGACTGTGGAGTTTTTGTTCCAGTGGGTCAGAATCCTGACATAAAAAAAGTTTTTGGGGACATCCTTCATGAACTTGGCCTGCAAACTTACAATGTTTCGTCGGCTAtggatgtaaggcagctcatcaaCCAGCTGCAAAAATTCCTTGCGGATAAGAG GTACTTGATAGTCATTGATGACTTATGGGATGTCCAAACATGGGGAATAATTAAATATGCTTTGGTGGACGGTAACCTTGGAAGTAGAGTAATCGCAACTACTCGGATTTGTGAAGTTGCCAAGAAGGCTGGTGCTGTTTACAACATGAAACCGCTGTCTGATGATGACTCCAAAAAGTTATTCTCTTTCAGAATATTTGGTGATCAAGGTACAAGTCATAATAATCAGTTTACTGACGTATCTGATAAAATTTTAATAAAATGTGGCGGTGTGCCGTTAGCTGTCATTACAATAGCTAGCTTGCTTGTTGGTAAACGGAGGGAGGACTGGTATAAGGTTTATGAGTCTATTGGTTTTGGGAATGAAGAAAATGAAGTTATACAGAACACAAGAAAGATATTATCTTTTAGCTATTATGATTTGCCTTCTCGTTTAAAGACTTGTTTACTGTATCTAAGTGTGCTTCCAGAAGATATCTGGATCAACAAAAATACTTTGATATGGAGGTGGGTGGCCGAAGGTTTTGTCCCAGATAAACAAGAGATAGGGTTATTTGAGCAGGGAGAGAGATATTTCAACGATCTCATAAATAGGAGCATGATCCGTTGGATAGAGCCATGCCATAGAGTAAATGTTGTCCGTTGTCGTGTTCATGATATGGTCCTTGATCTCATCCGCACCTTGTCGAGTGAAGTAAACTTTATCACACTACATGATGTGGAGCATCACAAGACATGTTTGTCAAGCAATAGTGTCCGAAGACTAGCTCTCCACAAAAGAGCTTTCGGGCACATCCCCAACCTGGAAACGGGACATCTGCGGTCTTTCAATGCTAGCATGTGTCGTGACAGTAGGATGCCCCCACTCTCTAGGTTTAAAGTATTGCGTGTACTGGATCTAACAGAATGTGATTTTTCTGGAGGAGTTTCTCGTCTTGAACATGTCGGGAAGTTGATTCAACTGAGGTACCTAGGGTTGTTTGGCACACCTATTGCCGAGCTCCCGAGAGAAATAGGACATGATCTCAAGTTCTTGCAGACATTGGATGTCAGGGAAACTGGGCTAGAAGAACTGCCACCGTCCGTTAGTGAGCTCAGGAAGTTGTTGTCCTTGCGCGCTTCTGAAGGCACAAGAATGTTGGGGGAGATTGGCAAGCTAACCTCCCTAGAAGAGCTCCGGCTATTCTCAGTGGACAAATCCCCAAACTTCTTCATTGAGATGGGGAAGCTAACGGAGTTGAGAGTGCTGGAGATCCACTTTGATGAAATGAAGGATAGCATGCACAAGGCTCTTGTGATCTCCCTGTGCAACCTCCAGAAAATTCAGACTCTAGAGATGTATTGTGACTCAATGGATATAGAGGAGTGGCCATGCCATGATGGCTGGGAAGACTGGACGCCAGCACCTTACAAGCTCCGTGAGCTCACCTTGTCTGGCATATTCTTACCGAAGCGGCTTTCATGGTTAGACTCGTCGTGTGTCCCCCACCTCTCGTACCTGTTGTTCGCAGCTCAGGTTGTGGAGCATCGGGATCTGCGAATTCTCGGGAGTCTGCCATCACTTCGCTTCCTCTGCATCTCGAGTGTGGACAACTGCACACCATACACTGTTCTTACAAGCGATGAGTTCCAGAGCTTGAGATGCTTGAGCACCAATATAGAGATCAAGTGTGTGGAGGGGGCACTGCCGATGCTTCATCAATTGGTATGCGGTGCCAGCATTGGAACGGAAGATGTCGGCTTGGTTCCAGGGAGCATGCCATTGCTGGAGAAAGCCACCTATTGGCTAAACTGCAAGAATCACAGTGGTGAGAAGGTGGAGGAAATGGAGGCAGCGATGAGGCACGCCGCCGGCGTCCACCCCAACAGTCCCTCGCTAGCAATTCGAAGATACAATGACCAGGAGGCTTCAAGCAAAACAAACCAAGAACAAGTGTGCCGGAGGATGATTATTCAATCACTCAAGCGCGTGTTACATGATGGCAAAGATGTTTTGGCCAACGACGAAGAG CTGGATGACGGTGGCGCACAAAAGATAATGCACACCAGAGAGGAGACAACAGCGAACAAAGCTTAA